Proteins encoded within one genomic window of Granulicella pectinivorans:
- a CDS encoding cytochrome c oxidase subunit I — protein sequence MSTSTILNLPDQATATIPKKNYINAEHGILSWLLTGDHKRIAMLYLVSITFFFFIGGAFAGLIRLELLTPQPDLVASDTYNKFFTMHGIVMIFLFLVPSVPATLGNFLIPIMLGAKDLAFPKINLLSWYLYLAGGTLTLAALVLGGVDTGWTFTTPLSTHYLNTHVLTAATAIFIAGFSSIFTGLNFIVTIHRMRAPGMTWFRMPLFVWSNYAASILMVLGTPVLAIAIVLVALERTIGIGVFDPTKGGDPLLFQHLFWFYSHPAVYIMILPGMGVISEVISTFSRKRVFGYTAVAFSSVAIALFGFFVWAHHMFIMGVSNYSALVFSLLTMLVAVPSAIKIFNWAFTLQKGSLTFETPMLYAFGFMGLFTIGGLTGVFLGSLGMDIHLTETYFIVAHFHFVMVGGMLMAFLAGIHFWWPKMTGRMYPESLSKLAAVVTFIGFNLTFLPQFILGYLGMPRRYHAYPPEFQVLNVLSTAGATVLGVGYMLPMIYLAWSLKYGAIAGNNPWQATGLEWQIQSPPLTENFLVTPIMDHEAYDYEWLAHKTEQEVTTVG from the coding sequence ATGAGTACATCAACGATTCTGAATCTTCCGGACCAGGCCACAGCGACCATTCCGAAGAAAAACTACATCAACGCGGAGCACGGCATCCTCAGCTGGCTGCTTACGGGCGACCATAAGCGCATCGCGATGCTGTACCTCGTCTCGATCACCTTCTTCTTCTTCATCGGCGGAGCCTTCGCAGGCCTCATCCGTTTGGAGCTGCTCACCCCTCAGCCTGACCTGGTCGCGTCCGACACCTATAACAAGTTCTTCACGATGCATGGCATCGTCATGATCTTCCTGTTCCTGGTGCCTTCGGTCCCGGCAACGTTGGGCAACTTCCTGATCCCGATCATGCTTGGCGCGAAGGATCTGGCGTTCCCCAAGATCAATCTGCTGAGCTGGTACCTCTACCTCGCAGGTGGAACGCTCACCCTCGCGGCATTGGTGCTTGGCGGCGTCGATACCGGCTGGACCTTCACCACGCCGCTCTCGACCCACTATCTGAACACCCACGTCCTCACCGCCGCGACAGCGATCTTCATCGCCGGCTTTAGCTCCATCTTCACCGGGCTGAACTTTATCGTGACCATTCATCGCATGCGCGCTCCCGGGATGACCTGGTTTCGCATGCCCCTGTTCGTCTGGTCCAACTACGCTGCTTCGATCCTGATGGTGCTCGGTACCCCGGTGCTTGCCATCGCGATCGTCCTGGTCGCTCTCGAGCGCACCATTGGTATCGGCGTCTTCGACCCCACGAAGGGAGGCGATCCCCTCCTCTTCCAGCATCTCTTCTGGTTTTACTCTCACCCGGCCGTGTACATCATGATTCTCCCGGGCATGGGTGTGATCTCCGAGGTCATCTCGACCTTCAGTCGTAAGCGCGTCTTCGGATACACCGCCGTCGCCTTCTCGTCGGTTGCGATCGCGCTCTTCGGCTTCTTCGTCTGGGCTCACCATATGTTCATCATGGGTGTGTCCAACTATTCGGCGCTGGTTTTCTCATTGCTGACGATGCTGGTCGCGGTACCCTCCGCCATCAAGATCTTCAATTGGGCGTTCACCCTCCAGAAGGGCTCGCTCACCTTTGAGACCCCGATGCTGTACGCCTTCGGTTTCATGGGTCTGTTCACCATCGGTGGGCTTACGGGCGTCTTCCTCGGATCGCTCGGTATGGATATCCATCTCACCGAGACCTACTTCATCGTGGCGCACTTCCACTTCGTCATGGTGGGCGGTATGCTTATGGCGTTCCTCGCCGGCATCCACTTCTGGTGGCCGAAGATGACGGGCCGCATGTACCCCGAGTCGCTCTCGAAGCTGGCTGCAGTCGTCACCTTCATCGGCTTCAACCTTACTTTCCTTCCGCAGTTCATCCTCGGCTACCTCGGCATGCCGCGCCGCTACCACGCGTATCCGCCGGAATTCCAGGTACTCAACGTTCTTTCGACGGCCGGTGCCACCGTGCTGGGTGTCGGATACATGCTGCCCATGATCTATCTCGCGTGGTCGCTCAAGTATGGCGCGATCGCGGGCAACAATCCCTGGCAGGCTACTGGTCTCGAATGGCAGATTCAGTCCCCGCCGCTGACCGAGAACTTCCTCGTTACGCCCATCATGGATCATGAAGCGTACGACTACGAGTGGCTTGCCCACAAGACGGAACAAGAGGTAACGACCGTTGGCTAA
- the coxB gene encoding cytochrome c oxidase subunit II translates to MHISPVLWQFLVKWLHASALFPAEASTIAPWMDALYFFLLAMTVVGVILVGALLLAFSLMYRKEKNPVATHIEGSTLLEATWTIIPLAIFLVCFVWGALLYFRIYSPPVNAMNIYVVGKQWMWKAEHPGGQHEINALHVPTGKPVQLTMISQDVFHSFSIPDFRVKREVIPGRYSTVWFEATTPGTYHIFCTQYCGTQHSGMIGEVTVLTPDDYDKWTKESTSGMSLAQNGERLFASMGCNACHSGTAAARGPNLAGVYGSKLTLTNGSQVLVNDAYLRDAILNPSQHVTAGFAPIMPTYQGQISEDGLIDLVEFIKTMPNNYRVQQTLVTSQSDQTTPAAPGMVK, encoded by the coding sequence ATGCATATCAGTCCAGTCTTGTGGCAATTTCTGGTGAAATGGCTCCACGCTTCAGCGCTCTTCCCGGCTGAGGCATCCACCATCGCTCCGTGGATGGACGCGCTGTACTTCTTCCTGCTTGCGATGACCGTCGTCGGCGTGATCTTGGTCGGTGCGCTGCTGCTCGCGTTCTCGCTCATGTATCGCAAGGAGAAGAATCCGGTCGCGACCCACATTGAGGGCTCGACGCTGCTCGAAGCGACGTGGACGATCATCCCGCTGGCCATCTTCCTGGTCTGCTTCGTCTGGGGCGCGCTCCTGTACTTCCGCATTTACAGCCCGCCGGTCAACGCGATGAACATCTATGTCGTCGGCAAACAGTGGATGTGGAAGGCCGAGCATCCCGGCGGTCAGCACGAGATCAATGCGCTCCATGTGCCCACCGGCAAGCCGGTGCAGCTCACCATGATCTCGCAGGACGTCTTTCATAGCTTCTCGATTCCCGACTTCCGCGTAAAGCGTGAGGTGATCCCGGGCCGCTACTCGACCGTCTGGTTCGAGGCCACCACCCCCGGCACCTATCACATCTTCTGCACCCAGTACTGCGGCACGCAGCACTCCGGGATGATCGGCGAAGTCACCGTGCTCACGCCGGACGACTACGACAAGTGGACCAAGGAGTCGACCAGCGGCATGTCGCTGGCGCAGAACGGCGAGCGACTCTTTGCCTCCATGGGCTGCAACGCCTGTCACTCCGGCACGGCCGCTGCCCGCGGTCCGAACCTTGCCGGCGTCTATGGCTCGAAGCTGACCCTGACCAACGGTTCCCAGGTACTCGTCAACGACGCGTACCTGCGCGATGCGATCCTGAATCCATCGCAGCATGTGACGGCGGGCTTTGCGCCCATCATGCCGACCTATCAGGGACAGATCAGCGAAGACGGCCTGATCGATCTGGTTGAATTTATCAAGACGATGCCCAATAACTACCGTGTCCAGCAGACGCTGGTCACATCACAGTCCGATCAAACGACGCCTGCGGCGCCGGGGATGGTGAAGTAA
- a CDS encoding SCO family protein yields MKKTTTIRSGSARRFSVVRGAALLAAFAFALSAPLYLTAQVASYGDKQAGENQGDQLPNVLQKVGVQQHLNQQLPLDAKFVDETGKQVEIGDYFGKHPALVSLVYYNCPMLCSEELDGLTSSLEMVHLVPGKDFDVIVISIDPTETPALAAKKKEFYLKRYGHPETAAGWHFLTGQTPAIEAVSSAIGFGYVRVPGPDGKLTQYAHASSLEVVTTSGKVAQYYLGVEYSPKDVLLGLIEASNNKIGSPVANILTYCYHYDPSINKHSLIVARVVQLGGMVTVAGLGGFIFLMFRRDLKLGRDHDLTRDSTDKG; encoded by the coding sequence ATGAAGAAGACGACCACAATTCGGAGCGGCAGTGCAAGGCGGTTCTCCGTCGTGCGTGGTGCCGCGCTGCTTGCGGCGTTTGCCTTCGCATTATCGGCTCCCCTGTACCTTACGGCACAGGTCGCTTCGTACGGCGACAAGCAGGCTGGTGAGAATCAGGGCGACCAGTTGCCCAATGTGCTGCAGAAGGTCGGCGTACAGCAGCATCTCAATCAGCAGCTTCCCCTCGACGCGAAGTTCGTCGACGAGACTGGCAAGCAGGTTGAGATAGGCGACTACTTCGGGAAGCATCCTGCCCTGGTCTCGCTGGTGTACTACAACTGCCCCATGCTTTGCTCGGAAGAGTTGGATGGCCTCACGAGTTCGCTCGAGATGGTTCATCTTGTTCCTGGTAAGGACTTCGACGTAATCGTCATCAGCATCGATCCGACTGAGACGCCCGCGCTGGCAGCGAAGAAGAAAGAGTTCTACTTGAAGCGCTACGGCCACCCGGAGACCGCTGCCGGCTGGCACTTCCTCACCGGACAGACACCGGCAATCGAGGCGGTCTCATCGGCCATTGGATTCGGCTACGTTCGCGTTCCCGGACCGGACGGCAAGTTGACGCAGTATGCGCATGCAAGTTCTTTGGAAGTGGTAACGACCAGCGGCAAGGTCGCGCAGTACTACCTCGGAGTGGAGTATTCGCCGAAGGATGTTCTGCTGGGGCTCATCGAGGCCTCCAACAACAAGATCGGGTCCCCTGTTGCGAACATTCTGACGTACTGCTACCACTACGATCCATCCATCAATAAACACTCGCTGATCGTGGCGCGGGTGGTGCAGCTCGGTGGCATGGTGACCGTGGCTGGACTCGGCGGTTTTATCTTCCTGATGTTTCGGCGGGATTTGAAGCTTGGGCGCGACCACGACCTGACAAGAGATTCAACGGATAAAGGGTAA
- a CDS encoding c-type cytochrome: MHDQPKFVPQRGTSFFADGRSARPQVENTVARGQLHADTYFYTGMVDGKEGNALPFPVTTELIARGQERYNVYCTPCHSRVGNGAGMIVQRGYRPAGNFHTARMEAMPLGHFFDVMTNGYGAMPDYSAQLTPADRWAVVAYIKALQLSQNAKPSDVAVGAKVEPLGKISTDEGFPEGFAEDWGLPSTAVYGTPNNQDNGIPGQGASTTSATPKPATRPAPAAAPAVAAQQ; the protein is encoded by the coding sequence ATGCACGACCAGCCTAAGTTCGTCCCGCAGCGGGGCACATCGTTCTTTGCCGATGGCCGCTCGGCACGTCCTCAGGTCGAGAATACCGTCGCTCGCGGTCAGCTCCACGCAGATACCTACTTCTATACCGGCATGGTCGACGGCAAGGAAGGCAATGCGCTTCCCTTCCCGGTCACCACTGAGCTCATCGCACGCGGCCAGGAGCGGTACAACGTGTACTGCACGCCCTGCCACTCCCGTGTAGGCAACGGTGCCGGTATGATCGTGCAGCGCGGCTACCGTCCGGCCGGTAACTTTCACACCGCCCGCATGGAGGCTATGCCCCTCGGTCACTTCTTCGACGTCATGACCAACGGCTACGGCGCCATGCCCGACTACTCGGCGCAGTTGACTCCCGCGGACCGCTGGGCAGTCGTCGCCTACATCAAGGCACTGCAGCTGAGCCAGAACGCCAAGCCCAGCGATGTCGCTGTTGGCGCGAAGGTCGAGCCGCTTGGCAAGATCTCCACCGATGAGGGTTTCCCGGAGGGATTCGCGGAAGATTGGGGTCTCCCCTCGACGGCCGTCTACGGCACACCGAATAATCAGGACAACGGAATCCCCGGACAGGGAGCTAGTACCACATCCGCCACTCCGAAGCCGGCCACCAGGCCCGCACCGGCTGCAGCCCCCGCGGTTGCCGCACAGCAGTAA
- a CDS encoding DUF3341 domain-containing protein, whose product MPIREGIYGLLAEFNTPSELVYATEQARKAGFRRMECYTPYPVEEAAEALDFHKTRVPLVCLLGGIMGVTTAFLMETWISVYGYPLNIAGRPLFSWPAFIIPAYEWTILFAGLSAAFGMIALNGMPQLYHPVFNAPNFRNGATTDKFFLCLEAADPKFSLTDTRALLESYAPVSVVEVDH is encoded by the coding sequence ATGCCCATTCGCGAAGGTATCTACGGATTGCTCGCCGAATTCAATACTCCGTCGGAGCTGGTTTACGCGACCGAACAGGCGCGCAAGGCAGGCTTCCGCCGCATGGAGTGCTACACGCCCTACCCGGTTGAGGAAGCGGCAGAGGCTCTCGATTTCCATAAGACGCGCGTTCCCCTGGTCTGCCTGCTTGGCGGCATCATGGGTGTCACCACCGCATTCCTCATGGAGACCTGGATCTCGGTCTATGGCTATCCGCTGAACATCGCGGGACGCCCCTTGTTCTCATGGCCGGCGTTCATCATCCCCGCCTACGAGTGGACGATTCTGTTCGCAGGCCTCTCGGCGGCGTTCGGCATGATCGCTCTGAACGGCATGCCGCAGCTCTACCACCCCGTCTTCAACGCGCCCAACTTCCGCAACGGCGCAACCACGGACAAGTTCTTCCTGTGTCTTGAAGCGGCTGACCCGAAGTTTTCGCTGACCGATACGCGCGCGCTGCTCGAAAGCTACGCACCGGTTTCGGTCGTGGAGGTGGATCATTAG
- the nrfD gene encoding NrfD/PsrC family molybdoenzyme membrane anchor subunit — protein sequence MATKGPINPVVDPMIDPRTGEYAVIAPGHNFKSVTQKIGGIVLTGNTPLAWFFGLIVAAAIAQGVLVGITWLVLKGIGIWGVTIPGAWGFAIINFVWWIGIGHAGTLISAILLLFKQTWRNSINRFAEAMTIFAVVCAGMFPLIHVGRPWVSYWLFPYPNTMNVWPQFRSPLCWDVFAVSTYATISIVFWYIGMIPDFGTLRDRATLPFAKTMYGILSLGWRGSTRHWIRYETASLLLAGLSTPLVLSVHTVISFDFAVAALAGWHTTIFPPYFVAGAIYSGFAMVLTLAIPIRKFYHLEDLVTLRHLDNMAKVMLGTGLIVAYGYGMEVFMAWFSASHWEFFMMWNRMFGPMGWAYWMLILTNIAIPLTTLWSRKLRVNVGYLFVLSFIVNIGMWFERFVIVVTSLYRDYLPSSWGTYRATKWDYMIFIGTWGLFTFLFLLFARFLPMIPMSEIKMMLPQTKVTRGGHNAETVVEEAV from the coding sequence ATGGCGACCAAAGGACCAATCAACCCGGTCGTTGACCCGATGATCGACCCGCGTACCGGTGAGTACGCGGTCATCGCCCCGGGCCACAACTTCAAGTCGGTCACGCAGAAGATCGGCGGGATCGTACTGACGGGCAATACACCGCTGGCCTGGTTCTTCGGGCTCATCGTTGCGGCCGCGATCGCCCAGGGCGTGCTCGTCGGCATCACCTGGCTGGTGCTCAAGGGCATCGGTATCTGGGGTGTCACGATTCCCGGAGCCTGGGGATTCGCGATCATCAACTTCGTCTGGTGGATCGGTATCGGCCACGCCGGCACGCTGATCTCCGCCATCCTCCTGCTCTTCAAGCAGACATGGCGTAACTCGATCAATCGATTCGCCGAAGCCATGACCATCTTCGCCGTGGTCTGCGCGGGTATGTTCCCGCTCATCCACGTCGGTCGCCCGTGGGTCAGCTACTGGCTCTTCCCGTATCCGAACACAATGAATGTGTGGCCGCAGTTCCGGTCGCCGCTCTGCTGGGACGTCTTTGCCGTTTCGACCTACGCGACGATCTCCATCGTGTTCTGGTACATCGGCATGATCCCTGACTTCGGAACACTCCGCGACCGGGCTACCCTGCCTTTTGCGAAGACGATGTATGGCATCTTGTCGCTCGGATGGCGCGGTTCCACCCGTCACTGGATTCGGTACGAGACGGCTTCGCTTCTTCTCGCCGGTCTCTCCACGCCGCTCGTGCTGTCGGTGCACACCGTCATCAGCTTCGACTTCGCGGTCGCGGCCCTGGCCGGATGGCATACCACGATCTTCCCGCCCTACTTTGTCGCGGGTGCTATCTACTCCGGATTCGCCATGGTGCTCACGCTGGCCATTCCGATCCGCAAGTTCTACCACCTTGAAGACCTGGTCACCCTGCGGCACCTCGACAACATGGCGAAGGTCATGCTCGGCACCGGCCTGATCGTCGCCTACGGATACGGCATGGAAGTCTTCATGGCGTGGTTCTCGGCCTCGCACTGGGAGTTCTTCATGATGTGGAACCGTATGTTTGGCCCCATGGGCTGGGCGTACTGGATGCTGATCCTGACCAACATCGCGATCCCGCTGACCACGCTCTGGTCCCGCAAGCTTCGTGTCAATGTCGGTTACCTGTTCGTGCTCTCCTTCATCGTCAACATCGGTATGTGGTTCGAGCGCTTCGTCATCGTCGTCACCAGCCTCTACCGCGATTACCTGCCGTCGAGCTGGGGTACCTACCGCGCGACGAAGTGGGACTACATGATCTTTATCGGAACCTGGGGTCTGTTCACCTTCTTGTTCCTCTTGTTTGCGCGCTTCCTCCCCATGATCCCGATGTCCGAGATCAAGATGATGCTTCCGCAGACGAAGGTTACCCGTGGCGGTCACAATGCCGAGACCGTTGTTGAGGAGGCCGTCTAA
- a CDS encoding TAT-variant-translocated molybdopterin oxidoreductase, with protein MNRNLMNNNEQVEVVDSLPAVAVPEAPAMVSGIAPAKLTLAQVQAKLDGKTGKRFWKNLDELAETPAFHELMQEEFPRQSMGSSSEWVDAVSRRGFLKVMGASMAMAGLAGCTKQPDEPIFAYVKQPEDLVLGKPMFFATAFPFPTGAIPVLVKTDAFRPIKIEGNPEHPMSKGKSDAFAQGTLLDLYDPDRSQHPVYRGQVSSFGKFQQEFSGAAKATKGGAGVYFLSETITSPTLAAQWKQVQSAYPQAKLVQWDPVNSDSSRVASKAAFGSYTDAQYKLEEADVILSLDADFLGGIGHPGFLPLAAGYAERHKYEESKELNRLYVVESTPTVTGFKAEHRLALKPSLIAAFAAGLASGAAPAGLDADQQKFFAILSKDLKSAAGKAVVIPGEQASPAVHAAAYALNASIGAIGKTVVYTETVNPLPSEQTADLKSLVDDMNSGKVQWLVMLGVNPIYTAPADLKFAEAFEKVPVTVHLGSHADETGSISIWHLNKAHYLESWSDARAYDGTISIIQPMIKPLYDGVSAHDVFQALLDPSKSGYDVVVENAKTYIKGDFAAGWRKALHDGWVEGTAFSPKGGSPSSSVPAVPASSDAIEVAFRADPSIYDGRFANVGWLQELPKQVTNLSWDNAALMSLRTMLALKVEEGDVIEITKGGEKVIAPVLASPGHPDGAITVHLGFGRTVEAGRVAATVGFNAYKLRSSDSLAFASDAAIKKGSGSYDLCVTKVHNIEHRGAFAQHDLEKPLSDKAGVYSLAGHEAEERGIIRYATVAEAKAKPDYAHEGASGALVNKVGYMPNGEEPGKEDTFFPEAWSYKKTDGSTRKIQNAWGMSIDLNSCVGCNACIVACYAENNIPVVGREQVKVGRNMQWLRIDTYFEGDLNAPRAHFQPMACQHCENAGCEQVCPVGATVHTPEGINTMVYNRCVGTRYCSNNCPYKVRRFNFLLYSDYDTESLKFMRNPDVTVRSRGVMEKCSYCVQRIEAAKIEADKENREIRDGDIVTACQQSCPTNAIIFGNINDPASKVAKLKAAEREYGVLADLNYRPRTTYTAGVINPNPELA; from the coding sequence ATGAACAGGAACCTGATGAACAACAACGAACAGGTCGAAGTGGTGGATTCCCTCCCCGCAGTGGCCGTACCGGAAGCACCCGCGATGGTCTCCGGGATTGCACCGGCAAAGCTCACGCTTGCCCAGGTGCAGGCAAAGCTGGATGGCAAGACCGGTAAGCGCTTCTGGAAGAATCTGGATGAGCTGGCCGAGACGCCGGCGTTCCATGAACTGATGCAGGAAGAGTTTCCGCGTCAGTCCATGGGCTCCTCGTCGGAGTGGGTCGATGCCGTCAGCCGCCGTGGCTTCCTCAAGGTCATGGGCGCATCGATGGCGATGGCCGGCCTGGCCGGTTGCACCAAGCAGCCTGATGAGCCGATCTTCGCCTATGTGAAGCAGCCCGAGGATCTCGTTCTCGGTAAGCCGATGTTCTTCGCAACGGCCTTCCCCTTCCCCACCGGTGCGATTCCGGTCCTCGTCAAGACCGATGCGTTCCGCCCCATCAAGATCGAGGGCAACCCTGAGCATCCGATGTCGAAGGGCAAGTCCGACGCCTTCGCGCAGGGCACGCTGCTTGACCTGTACGATCCCGATCGCTCGCAGCACCCCGTTTATCGCGGACAGGTTTCAAGCTTCGGCAAGTTCCAGCAGGAGTTCTCCGGAGCCGCCAAGGCCACCAAGGGTGGAGCCGGCGTCTACTTTCTTTCGGAGACCATTACGTCGCCCACGCTGGCCGCGCAGTGGAAGCAGGTCCAGTCCGCTTATCCGCAGGCGAAGCTCGTTCAGTGGGATCCGGTCAACTCCGATTCCAGCCGCGTCGCTTCGAAGGCTGCTTTTGGCAGCTACACCGACGCGCAGTACAAGCTTGAAGAGGCTGACGTTATCCTCTCGCTCGATGCAGACTTCCTCGGCGGCATCGGTCACCCCGGATTCCTGCCTCTGGCAGCCGGTTACGCAGAGCGCCATAAGTACGAAGAGTCCAAGGAGCTGAACCGGCTGTATGTGGTCGAGAGCACACCGACCGTCACCGGATTCAAGGCTGAGCACAGGCTTGCGCTCAAGCCCAGCCTGATCGCGGCTTTTGCGGCTGGTTTGGCCAGCGGCGCGGCTCCTGCCGGCCTCGATGCCGATCAGCAGAAGTTCTTCGCGATCCTCTCCAAGGATCTGAAGTCCGCTGCGGGCAAGGCAGTCGTTATCCCTGGCGAGCAGGCATCCCCCGCCGTCCACGCTGCGGCTTATGCCTTGAACGCCTCAATCGGTGCCATCGGCAAGACGGTCGTCTATACCGAGACGGTCAACCCGCTTCCGAGCGAGCAGACCGCCGACCTGAAGTCTCTGGTCGACGACATGAACTCCGGCAAGGTGCAGTGGCTGGTGATGCTCGGCGTCAACCCCATCTACACCGCGCCCGCCGACCTGAAGTTCGCTGAAGCCTTCGAGAAGGTTCCGGTCACGGTTCACCTTGGTTCGCACGCCGACGAGACGGGCTCGATCTCGATCTGGCACCTGAACAAGGCGCACTATCTCGAGAGCTGGTCGGATGCTCGCGCGTATGACGGCACCATCTCGATCATCCAGCCGATGATCAAGCCGCTCTACGACGGAGTCTCTGCCCACGATGTCTTCCAGGCCCTGCTCGACCCGAGCAAGTCCGGTTACGATGTGGTCGTCGAGAATGCCAAGACGTACATCAAGGGTGACTTCGCTGCCGGCTGGCGCAAGGCGTTGCACGACGGATGGGTAGAGGGCACTGCCTTCTCGCCCAAGGGTGGTTCGCCCAGCTCCTCCGTGCCTGCTGTCCCTGCCTCCAGCGATGCCATCGAAGTGGCCTTCCGCGCCGATCCGTCCATCTATGACGGGCGCTTCGCAAACGTCGGCTGGCTCCAGGAGCTGCCCAAACAGGTCACAAACCTGAGCTGGGACAACGCCGCACTCATGAGCTTGCGCACGATGCTCGCGCTCAAGGTGGAAGAAGGGGACGTCATCGAGATCACGAAGGGCGGAGAGAAGGTCATTGCTCCCGTTCTCGCCTCGCCCGGTCATCCCGATGGCGCCATCACGGTTCACCTGGGCTTTGGCCGTACGGTCGAAGCGGGCCGCGTCGCCGCAACGGTCGGCTTCAACGCCTACAAGCTGCGCTCCAGCGACTCCCTTGCCTTCGCCTCGGACGCCGCGATCAAGAAGGGCTCCGGCTCGTACGATCTCTGCGTCACCAAGGTGCACAACATTGAGCACCGCGGAGCCTTCGCGCAGCACGATCTCGAGAAGCCGCTCTCGGACAAGGCCGGCGTGTACTCGCTCGCGGGACACGAAGCTGAGGAGCGTGGCATCATCCGCTACGCTACGGTCGCCGAGGCCAAGGCCAAGCCGGACTACGCTCACGAAGGCGCAAGTGGCGCCCTGGTGAACAAGGTCGGCTACATGCCGAACGGCGAAGAGCCTGGGAAAGAAGATACCTTCTTCCCCGAAGCGTGGAGCTACAAGAAGACCGACGGCTCGACCAGGAAGATTCAGAACGCCTGGGGCATGTCGATCGATCTGAATAGCTGCGTCGGTTGCAACGCCTGCATCGTCGCCTGCTACGCGGAGAACAACATTCCGGTCGTTGGACGCGAGCAGGTGAAGGTGGGCCGCAATATGCAGTGGCTCCGCATCGACACCTATTTTGAGGGCGATCTCAACGCGCCGCGCGCACACTTCCAGCCAATGGCCTGCCAGCACTGCGAAAACGCAGGTTGCGAACAGGTCTGCCCAGTCGGTGCCACGGTCCACACGCCCGAGGGCATCAACACGATGGTCTACAACCGTTGTGTGGGTACGCGCTACTGCTCCAATAACTGCCCGTATAAGGTGCGTCGCTTCAACTTCCTGCTTTACTCCGACTACGACACGGAGAGCTTGAAGTTCATGCGCAACCCCGATGTTACCGTTCGTTCGCGTGGCGTCATGGAAAAGTGCAGCTACTGCGTGCAGCGTATCGAAGCAGCGAAGATCGAAGCGGACAAGGAAAACCGCGAGATCCGCGACGGCGATATCGTTACGGCCTGCCAGCAGAGCTGCCCGACCAACGCGATTATCTTCGGCAACATCAATGACCCCGCCAGCAAGGTTGCCAAGTTGAAGGCTGCCGAGCGCGAATACGGTGTGCTTGCCGACCTGAACTACCGCCCGCGCACCACCTACACGGCTGGCGTCATCAACCCGAATCCGGAGCTGGCATAA
- a CDS encoding cytochrome c3 family protein encodes MAQVFDRSSNALARMSLVLTGLIVIALGVALDQLQRSPWVTKQGQRPDQPVPFSHKHHVEGLGLQCQYCHTSVEKSSYAGIPPTKTCMNCHSQIWTNATLLEPVRQSWATGESVQWIRVHDLPDFVYFNHEIHVNKGIGCASCHGRVDEMPLMYQQNTLQMEWCLNCHRNPAVNLRPTSEIYNMAWAGPTGEKPVWCTSTGKSGATAQSVNCVTTKPTDGPIQVAMLQAGTEIQPHPQTGEGKTISDGPPAGSISVAPSYTEFHSQQDLGKYLTTMYHIRTPNELSSCEVCHR; translated from the coding sequence ATGGCGCAAGTTTTTGACCGCAGTTCGAACGCGCTGGCCCGGATGAGCCTTGTATTGACGGGCTTGATCGTCATCGCGCTCGGAGTTGCCCTGGACCAGCTGCAGCGGTCGCCGTGGGTGACCAAGCAGGGCCAGAGGCCCGATCAGCCGGTACCGTTCAGCCACAAGCACCACGTCGAGGGGCTAGGCCTACAGTGCCAGTACTGCCACACGTCGGTGGAGAAGTCGAGCTACGCCGGTATCCCTCCGACCAAGACCTGTATGAACTGCCACTCGCAGATCTGGACCAACGCCACGCTGCTTGAGCCGGTTCGTCAGAGCTGGGCGACGGGCGAGTCCGTGCAGTGGATCCGTGTTCACGATCTCCCGGACTTCGTTTATTTCAACCACGAGATCCACGTCAACAAAGGCATTGGATGCGCCAGTTGTCACGGTCGCGTCGACGAGATGCCGTTGATGTATCAGCAGAACACGTTGCAGATGGAGTGGTGCCTCAACTGCCACCGCAATCCTGCTGTCAATCTGCGTCCCACCAGCGAGATCTACAACATGGCATGGGCTGGTCCCACCGGTGAGAAGCCGGTCTGGTGTACCTCCACCGGGAAGTCGGGTGCAACCGCGCAGAGCGTCAATTGCGTCACCACCAAACCCACCGATGGCCCAATTCAGGTCGCCATGCTGCAGGCCGGTACCGAAATTCAGCCGCATCCGCAGACGGGTGAGGGCAAGACCATCAGCGACGGTCCTCCGGCTGGTTCCATCTCCGTGGCTCCCAGCTACACGGAGTTCCATAGCCAGCAGGATCTTGGCAAGTATCTGACGACTATGTACCACATCCGCACGCCGAACGAGCTCTCCAGCTGCGAGGTGTGCCACCGATGA